The following proteins are encoded in a genomic region of Fusobacterium sp. SYSU M8D902:
- a CDS encoding response regulator transcription factor: MNRILIIDDEEQIRNILRIYLVKEGYEVTEAEDGEEGLKIFYEKPFDLILLDVMLPKKDGWSILREIKKYTKTPVIMLTARDEIEDEIFGFEIGADDYITKPFNNKVLLARIKALLKKTNMLIESSIEIGELIINDSSHYVANLTGEIDLAPKEYELLMYLIKNNRIALSREKLLNEVWGYDFYGDDRTIDAHIKNLRKKIGKKAIKTVRGIGYKLDL, encoded by the coding sequence ATGAACAGAATATTGATAATAGATGACGAGGAGCAAATAAGAAATATATTGAGAATATATCTTGTAAAAGAGGGGTATGAGGTAACGGAAGCTGAAGATGGAGAGGAGGGATTGAAGATATTTTATGAAAAACCCTTTGATTTGATACTACTAGATGTAATGTTACCTAAAAAAGATGGATGGAGCATTTTGAGAGAGATAAAAAAATATACTAAAACACCAGTGATAATGCTCACTGCAAGAGATGAGATTGAAGATGAGATCTTTGGATTTGAGATAGGGGCAGATGACTATATTACAAAACCATTCAATAATAAAGTTTTACTTGCAAGAATAAAGGCATTACTAAAGAAAACCAATATGTTGATAGAGAGTTCTATAGAGATAGGGGAGTTAATAATAAATGACAGTTCACACTATGTGGCTAATCTGACTGGAGAGATAGATTTAGCACCTAAGGAGTATGAACTATTGATGTACTTGATAAAAAATAATAGGATTGCATTGAGTAGAGAGAAACTTCTGAATGAGGTGTGGGGTTATGATTTTTATGGAGATGATAGAACTATAGATGCACATATAAAGAATTTAAGAAAAAAGATTGGAAAAAAAGCTATAAAAACAGTGAGAGGGATTGGTTATAAACTGGATCTGTAA
- the malX gene encoding maltose/glucose-specific PTS transporter subunit IIBC gives MSKKIGFWEFFQGLGKTFMLPVSLLAACGIMLGIGSSFASSVTAEIFPFLKVPVIKLFFEFMSTIGAFAFSNLPIMFAMAIPLGLARQDKGIAAFSGYVGFVMSSMTANFFLKVTGTLATPENMKAAGQAMVFGIQSIDIGVLGGVIIGIIVYKIHDKFCEIKLPDALAFFGGARFVPIATAVIVGIIGLVIPLIWPFFNGIIIKIGELISKAGVFGPFLFGAGEGLLRPFGLHHILVSMIRFTSAGGEAIINGQPVYGALNIFYKEFAEGILDPNVTKFLSQGKMPSYMFGLPAVALAIYQTALPENRKKIKGLLASGLVACVIGGITEPLEFIFLFLSPILYVFHCIMVGLGFMTMSILKVAIGNTDGNLIDFIVFGIFQGFRTKWYLVIPVGIIWFAIYYFVFKYAIIKFNIKTPGREVITDESNVKLGGFDAEKLLVALGGKNNIVSLDNCITRLRLVVNDTNIINEEEIKATGAIAVVKLDANNLQVIIGPQVHVVKNKLDKLIK, from the coding sequence ATGAGTAAAAAAATTGGATTTTGGGAATTTTTTCAAGGATTAGGTAAAACATTTATGTTACCAGTATCTTTACTTGCTGCTTGTGGTATTATGTTGGGGATAGGAAGCTCTTTTGCTAGTTCAGTAACTGCTGAAATATTTCCTTTTTTAAAGGTCCCTGTTATAAAATTATTTTTTGAATTTATGTCTACTATTGGAGCTTTTGCTTTTTCAAATTTACCTATAATGTTTGCTATGGCAATTCCTCTTGGTCTTGCTAGACAGGATAAAGGAATAGCTGCCTTTTCTGGATATGTAGGTTTTGTAATGTCTAGTATGACTGCTAACTTCTTCTTGAAGGTTACAGGTACATTAGCTACTCCTGAAAATATGAAAGCTGCTGGACAAGCTATGGTTTTTGGTATTCAAAGTATAGATATAGGAGTATTAGGTGGAGTTATCATAGGTATCATTGTCTATAAGATACATGATAAGTTTTGTGAAATAAAACTTCCAGATGCTTTAGCTTTCTTTGGTGGAGCTAGATTTGTGCCTATTGCTACTGCTGTTATAGTTGGAATAATTGGGCTTGTTATTCCTTTAATTTGGCCATTTTTTAATGGTATCATCATTAAAATTGGAGAATTAATCAGTAAGGCTGGTGTATTTGGTCCATTCTTATTTGGTGCTGGAGAGGGTTTACTTAGACCTTTTGGATTACACCACATTTTAGTTTCTATGATTAGATTTACCTCTGCTGGTGGAGAGGCTATCATCAATGGACAACCTGTATATGGAGCTTTAAATATCTTCTATAAAGAGTTTGCTGAAGGAATATTAGATCCTAATGTAACTAAGTTTCTTTCTCAAGGAAAAATGCCTTCATATATGTTTGGACTACCAGCTGTAGCTCTTGCTATATATCAAACTGCTCTTCCTGAAAATAGAAAGAAAATTAAAGGACTACTTGCTTCTGGATTAGTTGCTTGTGTTATTGGTGGTATAACTGAACCATTAGAGTTTATATTCCTTTTCCTTTCACCAATACTTTATGTTTTCCATTGTATTATGGTAGGACTTGGATTTATGACTATGAGCATTTTAAAAGTTGCTATCGGAAACACCGATGGTAACCTAATAGATTTTATTGTTTTTGGTATATTCCAAGGATTTAGAACAAAATGGTATCTTGTTATTCCAGTGGGAATAATTTGGTTTGCTATTTACTATTTTGTTTTCAAATATGCAATTATCAAATTTAACATAAAAACTCCAGGTAGAGAAGTAATAACTGATGAATCTAATGTTAAATTAGGAGGATTTGACGCTGAAAAACTTTTAGTTGCTCTAGGTGGAAAAAATAATATTGTATCTTTAGATAACTGCATTACTAGACTTAGATTAGTTGTTAACGATACAAATATTATCAATGAAGAAGAGATAAAAGCGACTGGAGCTATTGCTGTTGTCAAATTAGATGCTAATAACTTACAAGTTATCATTGGTCCTCAAGTACACGTTGTTAAAAATAAATTAGATAAACTTATAAAATAG
- a CDS encoding trehalase family glycosidase, with the protein MKKLMALFSLIAVCSACSNVQEVEKKEGISQEKYSNILNIHGNPKEYTYFKPIKTTDKEGTNYINSFIDLGAWHGYYQPEITNADLYGGFAGPFYIAEEYAANLSNSFSKLIVKNSLTNEKYDISKSKAQFNYYPGRLEQIYVLEDFTIKLQLIFATNRSSLIKTEIVNTSDKDLNLDISWNGKMYNEFQAWKKDSYRSTKLENTLIPTEKGVKVDFKEKRLVWDYLMGEEAEFKITHQEGVKTEVTKNQYESKRDNIEILKGKNYVDYSVESFTFNSLEAKKEAKIVAEILLNPESYFQANKERWDKYLNSSIGEYGDKYGKIAVKSIETLTTNWRSSAGAIKHDGITPSVSYKWFNGFWAWDSWKQAVATANFDGELAKSNIRALFDYQIEKDDKVRPQDEGTIIDAVFYNKDKDRGGDGGNWNERNSKPALATWAVWETYKATGDIEFLKEMYPKLIKYHKWWYTNRDHDKNGIAEYGGMVHRDNNSPEEIILAAAWESGMDNAVRFDVEGYGKDDIGIKVFENRDVDNRLLGYSINQESVDLNSFLYAEKIYLSNIAKILGNEEESKEFERSAEYVKEYINEKMYDVQTGYYYDLQFDEKGERKLLVNRGKGTEGYIPLWANVADKEKAKKVVENVLDENVMNTYLPFPTAAKDNPKYNPTKYWRGPVWLDQAYFGIVGLNNYEYSEEAKELTVKLFENSEGLMSDGAIRENYNPETGEGLHCSNFSWSASVYYLLYKEFFNKK; encoded by the coding sequence ATGAAAAAACTAATGGCACTATTTTCTTTAATAGCTGTTTGTTCAGCTTGTTCAAACGTTCAAGAGGTTGAAAAAAAAGAGGGAATTTCACAAGAAAAATATTCAAACATATTGAATATTCATGGAAATCCAAAAGAGTATACTTATTTTAAACCTATTAAAACCACGGATAAAGAGGGAACAAACTATATAAATAGTTTTATTGATTTGGGAGCTTGGCATGGTTACTATCAACCAGAAATAACAAATGCAGATCTATATGGAGGATTTGCAGGTCCTTTTTATATTGCTGAAGAGTATGCAGCAAACCTATCTAATTCTTTTAGTAAACTTATCGTAAAAAATTCTTTAACTAACGAAAAATATGATATTTCAAAAAGCAAGGCACAATTTAATTATTATCCAGGAAGATTGGAACAGATATATGTATTGGAAGATTTTACTATTAAACTTCAACTTATTTTTGCAACAAATAGAAGTAGTCTTATAAAGACAGAGATTGTTAATACTTCAGACAAGGATTTGAATTTAGATATTTCTTGGAATGGAAAGATGTATAATGAGTTTCAAGCTTGGAAAAAGGATAGTTACAGATCAACAAAATTGGAAAACACTCTTATTCCTACAGAAAAAGGAGTAAAGGTGGATTTTAAAGAGAAAAGATTGGTGTGGGATTATCTAATGGGAGAAGAGGCTGAATTTAAGATAACTCACCAAGAGGGAGTAAAAACAGAGGTCACTAAAAATCAATATGAATCAAAAAGAGATAATATTGAGATCTTAAAAGGAAAGAATTATGTAGATTATTCAGTAGAAAGTTTTACATTTAACTCTTTAGAGGCTAAAAAAGAGGCTAAAATAGTAGCTGAGATACTTTTAAATCCAGAGAGTTATTTTCAAGCTAATAAGGAGAGATGGGATAAATATTTAAATAGTTCAATAGGAGAGTATGGAGATAAATACGGAAAGATAGCTGTAAAATCTATTGAAACACTTACAACTAACTGGAGAAGTTCAGCAGGTGCTATAAAGCATGATGGAATAACACCATCTGTAAGTTACAAATGGTTTAATGGATTTTGGGCATGGGATTCTTGGAAACAAGCAGTAGCTACAGCAAATTTTGATGGGGAGTTAGCAAAGAGTAATATAAGAGCATTATTTGATTATCAGATTGAAAAAGATGACAAAGTTAGACCTCAAGATGAAGGAACAATAATAGATGCTGTGTTCTATAATAAAGATAAGGATAGAGGTGGAGATGGAGGTAACTGGAATGAAAGAAACTCTAAACCAGCTCTTGCTACTTGGGCAGTTTGGGAGACTTATAAGGCAACTGGAGATATTGAGTTTTTAAAAGAGATGTATCCAAAATTAATAAAATATCATAAATGGTGGTATACAAATAGAGATCACGATAAAAATGGTATAGCTGAGTATGGAGGAATGGTACACAGAGATAATAACTCACCAGAGGAGATAATCTTGGCTGCTGCTTGGGAAAGTGGAATGGATAATGCAGTGAGATTTGATGTTGAAGGTTATGGAAAAGATGATATAGGAATAAAAGTTTTTGAAAATAGAGATGTAGATAATAGATTATTAGGTTACTCTATCAATCAGGAATCAGTGGATTTAAACTCATTCCTATATGCTGAAAAAATTTATTTATCTAATATTGCAAAAATTTTAGGAAACGAAGAGGAGAGCAAAGAGTTTGAGAGATCAGCTGAATATGTAAAGGAATATATCAATGAGAAGATGTATGATGTGCAGACTGGATACTACTATGATTTACAATTTGATGAAAAGGGAGAGAGAAAACTTTTAGTTAATAGAGGAAAAGGAACAGAGGGTTATATTCCGTTATGGGCAAATGTAGCAGATAAGGAAAAAGCTAAAAAAGTGGTAGAAAATGTTTTAGATGAAAATGTAATGAATACATATCTACCTTTCCCTACAGCTGCAAAAGATAATCCTAAATATAATCCAACTAAATACTGGAGAGGGCCAGTGTGGCTGGATCAAGCATATTTTGGAATAGTAGGATTAAATAATTACGAATATTCAGAAGAGGCTAAAGAGCTAACTGTAAAATTATTTGAAAATTCAGAGGGCTTGATGTCAGATGGAGCTATAAGAGAGAACTACAATCCAGAAACAGGAGAGGGGTTACACTGCTCAAACTTCAGTTGGTCAGCTTCAGTATACTATCTATTGTATAAAGAGTTTTTTAATAAAAAGTAA
- a CDS encoding homocysteine S-methyltransferase family protein codes for MFGEKVLVLDGAMGTVLKNKNIDKKFFNSTTSFEVLNITAEDEVKDVHREYIEAGADIIETNTFNCNRFSLKGTEFEDSIYKICKKGAEIAKEVAKNYGNRVLVAGSIGPTVVSLTQNSTVEDDLRKSYREQIGGLIDGRVDLLLIETVYDYRNLKLALEVSEELFKNKRLNIPIIISFTCSEKGEIYSGESIQNIIKEIDNESIVGYGLNCVGMTQFIEKLSDITSKKIIFYPNDIILKELDNNLENYIYNLLKKNYIHIIGGCCGTDSKYIEKIKKIVKTFNCNKIVK; via the coding sequence ATGTTTGGAGAGAAAGTTTTAGTATTAGATGGGGCTATGGGAACAGTTTTAAAAAATAAAAATATTGATAAAAAATTTTTTAATAGTACTACCTCATTTGAGGTTTTGAATATAACAGCTGAAGATGAGGTCAAAGATGTACACAGGGAGTATATAGAGGCAGGAGCAGATATTATAGAGACTAATACATTCAATTGTAATAGATTTTCACTGAAAGGAACAGAGTTTGAAGATAGTATCTATAAAATATGTAAAAAGGGGGCAGAGATTGCTAAAGAGGTAGCTAAAAACTATGGGAATAGAGTATTAGTAGCAGGTTCTATCGGTCCAACAGTTGTGAGTCTTACTCAAAATTCAACTGTGGAAGATGATTTGAGAAAAAGTTATAGAGAGCAGATAGGTGGATTGATAGATGGGAGGGTAGATCTATTATTGATAGAGACTGTATATGATTATAGAAATTTGAAACTTGCCCTTGAAGTATCTGAAGAGTTATTTAAAAATAAGAGATTAAATATACCAATAATAATATCATTTACTTGTAGTGAAAAAGGTGAAATTTATAGTGGAGAGAGTATACAGAACATAATAAAAGAGATAGATAATGAAAGTATAGTAGGATATGGACTTAATTGTGTAGGTATGACACAATTTATTGAAAAACTTTCAGATATAACTTCTAAAAAAATTATATTCTATCCAAATGATATTATATTAAAAGAACTTGATAACAACTTAGAGAACTATATATATAATTTATTGAAAAAAAACTATATTCACATTATAGGTGGTTGTTGTGGGACAGATTCCAAGTATATTGAAAAAATAAAAAAAATAGTAAAAACTTTCAATTGTAACAAAATTGTCAAATAA
- a CDS encoding helix-turn-helix domain-containing protein: MSLNRKEFNILDELLNRELPLSYFSEKYKVSERNIRYSIDNLNFYLNRFSLNRIILKKGVLSWQGSQITLNSFIEKITIDEYIFSKEERENYILINYLFSENTKITDIEKYLKVSRPTIKKDILALNLELKNFELEFVRENNSITIKGKEKKLRHLKLLKLLEYIEIKNNRLFFIQKLYITEKIESSIIKNYLTNFNISTLYDIILKIEKKLNVSFDNNFKDLMCIYLIPTLERIRKNKIILKKNNSKFLRNLSDYNLIKNSLSEIIPENLEFEFLHLTEYFISGYYSHNFSENLLLVQNFIEEFSKNISVSLNFDFYNSNNFREEILKYLLPAVYRIKNNFFLLKKEKTSNFNKIIYERVKTAVLSCNSLLDEPFREDEIIYLTEVCENYIERDSNNRISLTKLLNLIRENCNELKEEKLILELLTIYKNKIYDDRE; this comes from the coding sequence ATGAGTTTAAATAGAAAAGAATTTAATATACTTGATGAACTTTTGAATAGAGAGCTCCCACTTTCATATTTTTCAGAAAAATATAAAGTAAGCGAAAGAAATATTCGTTATAGTATTGATAATCTAAACTTCTATCTCAATAGATTTTCACTGAATAGAATAATTTTAAAAAAAGGAGTTTTAAGTTGGCAGGGTTCTCAAATTACTTTAAACTCTTTTATTGAAAAGATAACAATAGATGAATATATTTTTTCTAAGGAAGAGAGAGAAAACTATATTTTAATAAACTATCTTTTTTCTGAAAATACAAAAATTACTGATATTGAAAAATATCTAAAAGTTAGCCGACCAACTATAAAAAAAGATATCCTCGCCTTAAATCTTGAGTTAAAAAATTTTGAATTAGAGTTCGTTAGAGAAAATAATAGCATCACTATTAAGGGAAAAGAAAAAAAATTAAGACATCTAAAGCTTTTAAAACTATTAGAATACATTGAAATAAAAAATAATAGATTATTTTTTATTCAAAAACTATATATCACTGAAAAAATTGAGAGTTCTATTATTAAAAATTATCTTACAAACTTCAATATTTCTACTCTTTATGACATAATCTTAAAGATAGAAAAAAAGCTCAATGTAAGTTTTGATAATAATTTTAAGGATCTTATGTGTATCTATCTAATTCCTACTCTTGAGAGAATAAGAAAAAATAAGATCATACTAAAAAAAAATAATAGTAAATTTTTAAGAAATCTAAGTGACTACAATTTAATAAAAAATAGTCTATCTGAAATAATTCCTGAAAATTTAGAATTCGAGTTTTTACACCTTACTGAATACTTCATTAGTGGTTACTACTCACATAATTTTTCAGAAAATCTTCTTCTGGTTCAAAATTTTATTGAAGAGTTTTCTAAAAATATATCAGTAAGTTTAAATTTTGATTTTTATAATTCTAATAACTTTAGAGAAGAAATCTTAAAATATCTACTTCCAGCTGTCTACAGAATAAAAAATAACTTTTTCCTTTTAAAAAAAGAAAAAACAAGTAATTTCAATAAAATCATCTATGAAAGAGTTAAAACTGCTGTTTTAAGTTGTAACTCTCTATTAGACGAACCATTTCGAGAAGATGAAATTATATATCTTACTGAAGTATGTGAAAACTATATAGAAAGGGATAGTAATAATAGAATATCTTTAACTAAATTATTAAATTTAATTAGAGAGAATTGTAATGAGCTTAAGGAAGAAAAACTTATTTTGGAGCTTTTAACTATCTACAAAAATAAAATTTATGATGATAGAGAATAG
- a CDS encoding glycoside hydrolase family 2 TIM barrel-domain containing protein, which translates to MKKITKLLPFFLMSCILVANELDGSNHATGNRTNKTAVASLDNPFWTGNPETFADKRERMHSTMMSFDTVKEALENPNYVDFKNSKNFMSLNGEWKFNIVSHPDQDIKDFYKEGFDDSKWKKIPVPSSWQLHGYDQPRYNDTAYPWEYQKTAINHPDTPKDYNPIGYYKRDMELPKNWDGREVFISFQGVESAYYVYVNGQYAGYSEDSFVGHDFNITQYLKAGKNEIAVKVYRWSDGSWLESQDMIKLSGIFRDVFVYSTPKVHMRDYTVVTELDSEYEDSLLNIDVDLTKYGEIGDKFVVNALLFDENKEVLVDENLEVNLKDLKDKRVSFSKSVKNPKKWSAESPNLYTLVLALKNSDGDTVETISNKIGFRKIEVKDGRILLNGKKLVLKGVNRHEFDTVNARTLSTEVMKKDLELMKQNNINTVRSSHYPNDPRWYDLCNEYGMLVLDEANLETHGRLDEIPQSRPEWTKAVLDRQAGMYERSKNEVSIFAWSLGNESDGGENFVKAAKWLKEKDPTRLTHYEPYRSITDIYSRMYRTIDEARAYATDPRNKVPYIECEYAHGMGNSIGNLQDYWDLFDKYDIFHGGYIWDWVDQGLLTKDEKSGKMFYAYGGDWGDEEFTDKNFCANGLISTDRTIQPELLEVKKVYQNIKIADKDIKSGEFSITNKFMFTNLNEYDLVWELREDDKVIESGSFTTELEPGKSKFIKLPFDKVDSKKDVEYWANISFRLKSDTIWGKKGHIVAKEQFKLPTEGEKSVLTLEGMDRLNHEEKSDRLEIKGKDFKVVFNKNKGSLDSFEFSGKKLLKKPLIPNYWRAPNDNDRGNGAEERLATWKYAGKEAKVVDYKVVSADSKAIRVNFRLEILTTIPSTLDLEYIVFGNGEVKVTNTLYTSKELPEIPEFGMMMELPKKYDKVTWYGRGPEENYVDRKTGYDVGVYSANVDEFFIPYINPSETGNRVDNRWVTLTIDGDTGLFVSGVDNTIEFNALYYTPEELSAGKRHPVDLEKNENIVFRVNGKQQGVGGDDSWGATPHDQYQIKSGEAHTYSFKMKGINKKDSPMALSKLNLENNLIKGIKIDGKELTNFDKNISEYQVSSLVGTQRDVPVVEVELGDNPDAYVSIKQAETLDGEAKIVVSHRDVELNRILSREYRIKFDVHKTVYASDLPFKKATSGMYKVERDITVSGSIPHLRLESGEKVRFKKAISVNSNSEVVIDLRGRGFKTFKTYVGMDREVIGYRTVGIFRILLDGREVFNSGEMKSSARAKEVEVDVSKAKTLTLIMESADGNIDYDHGTWGDAKFIKDL; encoded by the coding sequence ATGAAAAAGATTACAAAATTATTACCGTTTTTTCTGATGAGTTGTATTTTGGTAGCTAATGAATTAGATGGATCTAACCATGCTACTGGAAATAGGACAAATAAGACAGCAGTAGCATCTCTTGATAATCCATTTTGGACAGGGAATCCAGAGACTTTTGCTGATAAAAGAGAGAGAATGCATAGTACAATGATGAGCTTTGACACTGTAAAAGAAGCTTTGGAGAATCCAAATTATGTTGATTTTAAAAACTCTAAAAATTTTATGAGCTTGAATGGAGAGTGGAAATTTAATATAGTTTCTCATCCAGATCAGGATATTAAAGATTTTTATAAAGAGGGGTTTGATGATTCTAAATGGAAGAAGATACCAGTGCCTTCAAGTTGGCAACTTCATGGATATGATCAGCCAAGATACAATGATACAGCTTATCCTTGGGAGTATCAAAAGACAGCTATAAATCATCCAGATACTCCAAAAGATTACAACCCTATTGGTTACTATAAAAGAGATATGGAGTTACCTAAAAATTGGGATGGAAGAGAGGTATTTATATCTTTTCAAGGGGTAGAGTCAGCTTACTATGTATATGTAAATGGACAGTATGCAGGATATAGTGAAGATAGTTTTGTAGGACATGATTTCAATATAACACAATATTTAAAAGCTGGAAAGAATGAGATAGCAGTAAAGGTATATAGATGGAGTGATGGAAGTTGGTTAGAGTCACAAGATATGATAAAATTAAGTGGTATATTTAGAGATGTATTTGTATACTCTACACCAAAAGTACATATGAGAGATTATACTGTTGTAACAGAGCTAGATAGTGAGTATGAGGATTCATTATTAAATATAGATGTAGATTTGACTAAATATGGGGAGATAGGAGATAAATTTGTAGTAAATGCACTACTATTTGATGAGAATAAAGAGGTCTTAGTTGATGAAAATTTAGAAGTAAATCTTAAAGATCTAAAAGATAAGAGAGTGAGCTTCTCTAAGAGTGTAAAAAATCCTAAGAAGTGGTCTGCAGAATCTCCAAACCTATACACATTGGTTTTAGCATTGAAAAATAGTGATGGAGATACAGTAGAGACAATAAGTAACAAGATAGGATTTAGAAAGATAGAGGTAAAGGACGGAAGAATACTATTGAATGGTAAGAAGCTTGTTCTTAAAGGAGTTAATAGACATGAATTTGATACTGTTAATGCTAGAACTCTATCAACTGAAGTAATGAAAAAAGACTTAGAGCTTATGAAACAAAACAACATAAACACTGTAAGATCTTCTCACTATCCAAATGATCCTAGATGGTATGATCTATGTAATGAGTATGGTATGTTGGTTTTAGATGAGGCCAACTTAGAAACACATGGTAGATTAGATGAGATACCACAGAGTAGACCAGAATGGACAAAGGCTGTATTGGATAGACAAGCAGGAATGTATGAGAGATCTAAAAATGAAGTTTCTATCTTTGCTTGGTCATTGGGAAATGAGTCTGATGGTGGAGAAAACTTTGTAAAAGCTGCAAAATGGTTAAAAGAGAAGGATCCGACAAGATTAACTCATTATGAGCCATACAGAAGTATTACAGATATCTATAGTAGGATGTATAGAACTATAGATGAGGCAAGAGCCTATGCTACAGATCCAAGAAATAAGGTACCATATATAGAGTGTGAATATGCTCATGGAATGGGAAATAGTATTGGAAATTTACAAGATTATTGGGATCTATTTGATAAGTATGATATATTCCATGGTGGATATATTTGGGACTGGGTAGATCAAGGACTATTGACTAAAGATGAGAAGAGTGGAAAGATGTTCTATGCTTATGGTGGAGATTGGGGAGATGAAGAGTTCACTGATAAAAACTTCTGTGCTAATGGACTTATCTCAACAGATAGAACTATACAACCAGAGTTATTAGAAGTAAAGAAAGTTTATCAGAATATTAAAATTGCTGATAAGGATATAAAATCTGGAGAGTTTTCAATCACAAATAAGTTCATGTTTACAAACTTGAATGAGTACGATCTAGTATGGGAATTGAGAGAGGATGATAAGGTAATTGAAAGTGGAAGTTTTACAACAGAGTTAGAGCCAGGAAAAAGTAAGTTTATAAAATTACCATTTGATAAGGTAGACAGTAAAAAGGATGTGGAGTACTGGGCAAATATCTCTTTTAGATTGAAATCTGATACTATCTGGGGTAAAAAAGGTCATATAGTGGCTAAGGAGCAGTTTAAACTTCCAACTGAAGGAGAGAAGAGCGTCTTAACTTTAGAGGGAATGGATAGATTAAACCATGAGGAAAAATCTGATAGATTAGAGATAAAAGGTAAGGACTTTAAAGTTGTTTTCAATAAAAATAAAGGAAGCTTAGATTCTTTTGAATTTTCAGGAAAAAAGTTATTGAAGAAACCATTGATACCTAACTATTGGAGAGCACCTAATGACAATGATAGAGGAAATGGAGCAGAGGAGAGATTAGCTACTTGGAAATATGCAGGTAAAGAGGCTAAGGTTGTTGATTATAAAGTGGTATCAGCTGATTCTAAAGCTATCAGAGTAAACTTTAGATTGGAGATACTAACAACTATCCCTTCAACATTGGATCTAGAATATATAGTCTTTGGTAATGGAGAGGTAAAAGTTACAAATACTCTATATACTTCAAAAGAGTTACCAGAGATACCTGAATTTGGAATGATGATGGAACTTCCTAAAAAATATGATAAGGTAACTTGGTATGGAAGAGGACCAGAGGAGAACTATGTGGATAGAAAAACTGGTTATGATGTTGGAGTTTATTCAGCTAATGTAGATGAGTTCTTTATTCCATATATAAATCCTTCAGAGACAGGAAATAGAGTAGACAATAGATGGGTAACACTTACAATAGATGGGGATACAGGATTATTTGTAAGTGGAGTGGATAATACTATAGAATTCAATGCTTTATACTATACACCAGAGGAGTTATCAGCTGGAAAGAGACATCCTGTAGATCTAGAAAAAAATGAAAATATAGTATTTAGAGTAAATGGTAAACAACAAGGAGTAGGTGGAGATGATAGCTGGGGAGCTACACCACATGATCAGTATCAGATAAAATCTGGGGAAGCTCACACATATTCATTCAAAATGAAGGGAATTAATAAAAAAGATTCACCTATGGCTTTGAGTAAGTTAAACTTGGAGAATAATTTGATTAAGGGTATAAAGATAGATGGAAAAGAGTTGACTAACTTTGATAAAAATATATCTGAATATCAAGTTAGCTCTCTTGTTGGAACACAAAGAGATGTACCTGTAGTTGAAGTAGAACTAGGAGATAATCCAGATGCTTATGTAAGTATAAAACAAGCTGAAACTTTAGACGGAGAGGCTAAAATAGTGGTATCTCATAGAGATGTAGAGCTAAATAGAATCTTGAGTAGAGAGTATAGAATAAAATTTGATGTTCATAAGACTGTATATGCATCAGATCTACCATTTAAGAAAGCTACATCTGGAATGTATAAAGTGGAAAGAGATATAACTGTATCTGGAAGTATTCCACATCTAAGATTGGAAAGCGGAGAAAAAGTTCGTTTTAAAAAAGCTATATCTGTAAATTCAAATTCAGAAGTTGTAATTGATTTGAGAGGAAGAGGATTTAAGACATTCAAGACATATGTAGGAATGGACAGAGAAGTAATAGGATATCGAACTGTAGGAATATTTAGAATATTATTAGATGGAAGAGAAGTATTTAATAGTGGGGAGATGAAAAGCTCTGCAAGAGCAAAAGAGGTTGAGGTAGATGTTAGTAAAGCTAAAACACTAACATTGATTATGGAGTCAGCTGATGGTAATATAGATTATGATCATGGAACTTGGGGAGATGCTAAATTCATAAAAGATCTATAA